In a genomic window of Pirellulales bacterium:
- a CDS encoding D-TA family PLP-dependent enzyme — protein sequence MPEPWYQVDDDRRIPSPALLIYRERVEENVRRTIAIAGGTERLRTHVKTHKMAEMVALQLAAGIDKFKCATIAEAEMLARAGARDVLLAYPIVGPNVERLAKLAGTFPDTRFATLADDAEALRELSAEFARQPRPMEILLDIDNGMHRSGVAPAAAAQLYRLLADLPGVRPGGLHVYDGHIRDADPVERTAHAQREFAAVDELRYKLAAAGLPVPRVVAGGTITFPIHARRSDLECSPGTCVFWDAGYGTKFPDIDFLHAALLLTRVVSKPTADRLCLDLGYKAVSPDNPQPRVILLDVPDAVPVVHSEEHLTVETGRAGEFKVGDCLYGVPYHVCPTVALHREALVVEGGRVVNRWPVVARDRALTI from the coding sequence ATGCCCGAACCTTGGTACCAAGTCGACGACGACCGGCGAATTCCGTCGCCCGCGCTGTTGATCTACCGCGAGCGCGTCGAAGAGAACGTGCGGCGGACGATCGCCATTGCCGGAGGCACCGAGCGGCTGCGGACGCACGTCAAAACCCACAAGATGGCCGAGATGGTCGCCTTGCAGTTGGCGGCCGGAATCGACAAGTTCAAATGCGCCACCATCGCCGAAGCCGAAATGCTGGCCCGTGCCGGCGCACGCGACGTGCTGCTGGCCTATCCGATCGTGGGGCCGAACGTCGAGCGGCTGGCAAAGCTTGCCGGCACGTTTCCCGACACCCGTTTCGCGACGCTGGCCGACGACGCCGAAGCCCTGCGCGAGCTTTCTGCGGAGTTCGCCCGGCAACCGCGGCCGATGGAGATTCTGCTCGACATCGACAATGGCATGCACCGCTCAGGCGTGGCGCCGGCGGCCGCCGCGCAGTTATATCGGCTGCTGGCCGATCTGCCGGGCGTGCGTCCCGGCGGTCTGCACGTGTACGACGGCCACATTCGCGACGCAGACCCTGTGGAACGTACGGCCCACGCGCAACGCGAATTCGCCGCGGTCGATGAACTGCGATACAAGCTTGCGGCGGCGGGGCTGCCGGTGCCGCGGGTTGTGGCGGGCGGCACGATCACTTTCCCGATCCACGCCCGGCGGAGCGATCTGGAGTGCAGTCCCGGCACGTGCGTGTTCTGGGACGCGGGCTACGGAACGAAGTTCCCGGATATTGACTTTTTGCACGCGGCACTGCTGCTCACGCGCGTGGTGAGCAAGCCCACCGCCGACCGACTTTGTCTCGATCTCGGCTACAAGGCGGTGTCGCCCGACAATCCGCAGCCGCGAGTTATCTTGCTCGATGTGCCCGATGCCGTGCCGGTCGTCCATAGCGAGGAGCACCTGACGGTGGAAACCGGCCGGGCAGGAGAGTTCAAGGTCGGCGACTGTCTCTACGGCGTGCCCTATCATGTTTGCCCGACTGTGGCCTTGCACCGCGAGGCGTTGGTCGTCGAGGGCGGCCGCGTCGTCAACCGCTGGCCGGTGGTGGCGCGCGATCGAGCGTTGACGATTTGA
- a CDS encoding tetratricopeptide repeat protein — MSDQNLRLSLLEVLYHEYQVSQQASALVAQVSRAYTVGTLEALAERGSRVTRRAAVLVLGHLAGYSSNHALGRALQDEDRGVRLAAEEALRSIWCRAGNDDQRRQLQLILGANTGRRYHEAIARATSLIHEAPDFAEAWNQRAIAWYGLGNYAESIADCNQALEINPYHFGAASGIGQCYLQSGRPRLALESFRRALALNPNLEGVRANVAALERTLGKK; from the coding sequence ATGAGTGATCAAAATTTGCGACTTTCGCTCTTGGAAGTCCTTTACCACGAGTATCAAGTTTCGCAACAGGCCAGCGCGCTGGTGGCCCAGGTTTCGCGGGCCTACACGGTCGGAACGCTGGAAGCACTGGCCGAGCGGGGTTCGCGCGTCACGCGCCGCGCGGCCGTGCTCGTGCTGGGGCACCTGGCCGGCTACAGCTCCAACCATGCGCTGGGCCGCGCCTTGCAGGACGAAGACCGCGGTGTCCGCCTCGCCGCCGAGGAAGCCCTGCGGAGCATCTGGTGCCGCGCCGGCAACGACGACCAACGCCGTCAGCTTCAGCTTATCCTGGGCGCCAACACGGGCCGCCGCTACCACGAGGCGATTGCCCGTGCCACCTCGCTGATTCACGAGGCCCCCGACTTTGCCGAGGCCTGGAACCAGCGGGCCATTGCCTGGTACGGGCTCGGCAACTATGCCGAATCGATCGCCGACTGCAACCAGGCGCTGGAGATCAACCCCTATCATTTCGGAGCGGCGTCGGGCATCGGCCAGTGCTATTTGCAATCGGGCCGGCCGCGTCTGGCGCTGGAAAGTTTTCGCCGCGCGCTGGCCTTGAACCCGAACTTGGAAGGCGTCCGCGCCAACGTCGCCGCGCTGGAACGGACGCTCGGCAAGAAGTAG
- a CDS encoding class I SAM-dependent methyltransferase, whose amino-acid sequence MATNGGAGEEIKCRLCGGSVRPALADAADSLTGDRFSIARCSQCGVGQTVPSPDDLGRFYRSYHGNRHGITAGYRVWRRLRLLKRVAGGGKRLLDVGCGDGGFLRAAQRRGWQVSGTELEPRQARSFGLDVRAEIDDFRASERFDCVTFWHSLEHLRRPHEALRQARERLQPGGVLLVSVPDADGWQARLFGRHWLHLDVPRHLFHFNRPSLARLLESTGFVLVGHWHHEIEYDLIGWSQSALNLVAAEPNIFLQSLIRRPVRAGRTARATHLALGAVLSGAALPLVAVSSCLGRGGTLIVAAKPVASAPAAGTMEPETS is encoded by the coding sequence ATGGCGACGAACGGCGGTGCGGGCGAGGAAATCAAATGCCGCCTCTGCGGCGGCAGCGTGCGGCCGGCGCTGGCCGACGCCGCCGACTCGCTCACCGGCGATCGCTTTTCGATCGCTCGGTGTTCGCAATGCGGCGTGGGGCAGACGGTGCCCTCGCCCGACGACCTGGGCCGTTTCTACCGGTCGTATCATGGCAACCGGCACGGCATCACGGCGGGCTATCGCGTTTGGCGGCGGCTGCGGCTGCTCAAACGCGTTGCCGGCGGCGGCAAACGGCTGCTCGACGTCGGCTGCGGCGACGGCGGCTTTCTGCGCGCGGCCCAGCGGCGCGGCTGGCAGGTGAGCGGCACGGAACTGGAACCCCGGCAGGCGCGATCGTTCGGTCTCGACGTGCGCGCCGAGATCGACGACTTCCGCGCGAGCGAGAGATTCGACTGCGTCACGTTCTGGCACAGCCTGGAACATTTGCGGCGTCCGCACGAGGCCTTGCGGCAGGCGCGCGAGCGGTTGCAGCCCGGCGGAGTGTTGTTGGTTTCCGTGCCCGATGCGGACGGCTGGCAGGCCCGCCTCTTCGGCCGCCATTGGCTGCACCTCGATGTGCCGCGGCACCTGTTCCACTTCAATCGACCATCGCTCGCCCGGCTGTTGGAGTCGACGGGCTTCGTGCTCGTCGGGCATTGGCATCATGAAATCGAATACGACCTCATCGGTTGGTCGCAAAGCGCGCTGAACCTCGTCGCCGCGGAACCGAACATTTTTCTGCAGTCCCTGATTCGCAGGCCCGTGCGGGCCGGCCGAACCGCGCGTGCGACGCACCTCGCGCTGGGGGCGGTTTTGTCGGGGGCCGCACTTCCGCTGGTGGCGGTCAGCAGTTGCCTGGGGCGGGGCGGCACGCTCATCGTGGCCGCGAAGCCCGTGGCTTCCGCGCCCGCCGCCGGTACAATGGAACCGGAAACATCGTAG